One window from the genome of Spiractinospora alimapuensis encodes:
- a CDS encoding isocitrate lyase/PEP mutase family protein, whose protein sequence is MPETEAPTPTRLLRERLEHGPLLVVPGAANALAARVIQDTGFEAVYVTGAGVANTFLGAPDVGLVTLTEVAMHVEAIRDAVDLPLIVDADTGFGNPLNVRRTMRVLERAGASAIQLEDQTSPKRCGHFEGKEVISVAEMEHKITAAAEARDRGTLIIARTDAYPIEGFDGAVERCQRYAGAGADVTFLEAPRTKEEVLAVPARVNVPQVVNFVEGGKTPYVPLEELESFGIALFANVALQGAILGMQNALSTLRTAGLGEEIRPTLAPWTERQRIVAKPEFDALERRYS, encoded by the coding sequence ATGCCAGAAACCGAGGCCCCCACACCGACGCGTCTCCTGCGGGAACGGCTCGAGCACGGGCCGCTCCTGGTCGTCCCCGGGGCGGCGAACGCCCTGGCCGCGCGGGTCATCCAGGACACGGGATTCGAGGCGGTTTACGTGACCGGCGCGGGCGTGGCCAACACCTTCCTCGGCGCGCCCGACGTCGGTCTGGTGACACTCACCGAGGTCGCCATGCACGTCGAGGCGATCCGGGACGCGGTCGACCTCCCCCTGATCGTCGACGCCGACACCGGGTTCGGCAACCCGCTGAACGTCCGGCGCACGATGCGGGTCCTCGAACGGGCGGGCGCCAGCGCCATCCAGCTCGAGGACCAGACGAGTCCCAAACGCTGTGGACACTTCGAGGGCAAGGAGGTGATCAGTGTCGCGGAGATGGAGCACAAGATCACCGCCGCCGCCGAGGCTCGCGACCGAGGAACGCTCATCATCGCCCGCACCGACGCCTACCCCATCGAGGGCTTCGACGGTGCCGTGGAGCGATGCCAACGCTACGCGGGGGCGGGGGCGGACGTCACCTTCCTGGAGGCTCCCCGCACCAAGGAGGAAGTCCTGGCCGTCCCCGCACGGGTGAACGTTCCCCAGGTCGTCAACTTCGTCGAGGGCGGAAAGACGCCCTACGTACCCCTCGAGGAACTGGAGTCCTTCGGTATCGCGCTGTTCGCCAACGTGGCCCTCCAGGGCGCCATTCTGGGCATGCAGAACGCGCTGAGCACTCTGCGCACCGCAGGACTGGGTGAGGAGATCCGGCCGACCCTCGCCCCCTGGACGGAGAGGCAGCGCATCGTCGCCAAACCGGAGTTCGACGCGCTCGAGCGACGCTACTCCTAG
- a CDS encoding GntR family transcriptional regulator, with product MAGAGARRISGAQFVYQHLRDQIISLALAPGTRLSEVELAADLGVSRTPVREGLNRVLSEDLIEQGPTGGMFVRSLDPDDLRELYTVRSVLEGVIAREAAENATERDITELRDLMEKMSLLIEHAGEVVRLGSEFHAALARIAGNRRVSQLLQQIRGHIQRYRNLTTQSQGRRRAAIVEHRAIFEAIAARSGASAEYQMRLHVESACAEALTSAGERLAPSSDGATDE from the coding sequence ATGGCGGGAGCTGGGGCACGGCGCATCTCTGGAGCACAGTTCGTCTACCAGCATCTCCGAGATCAGATCATCTCCCTCGCGCTGGCGCCGGGAACCAGGCTAAGTGAGGTGGAGCTCGCCGCGGACCTCGGTGTGAGCAGGACCCCCGTCCGGGAAGGGCTCAACCGGGTCCTCAGCGAGGACCTTATCGAACAGGGACCCACCGGTGGGATGTTCGTCCGGAGCCTGGACCCCGACGACCTGCGTGAGCTCTACACCGTGCGCTCCGTGCTGGAGGGGGTCATCGCTCGGGAGGCCGCCGAGAACGCGACCGAGCGGGACATCACCGAACTCCGGGACCTGATGGAGAAGATGTCCCTACTCATCGAACACGCGGGTGAGGTCGTGCGCCTGGGCTCGGAGTTCCACGCCGCGCTCGCGCGCATCGCCGGGAACCGCCGCGTCTCACAACTGCTCCAACAGATCCGTGGCCATATCCAGCGTTACCGGAACCTGACCACACAGAGCCAGGGGCGGCGGCGGGCCGCGATCGTGGAGCACCGGGCCATCTTCGAGGCCATCGCGGCGCGGTCCGGCGCCAGCGCCGAGTACCAGATGCGTCTCCACGTCGAGAGCGCCTGTGCCGAAGCGCTGACGTCGGCGGGTGAGCGGCTCGCCCCGTCGTCTGACGGGGCGACAGACGAGTAA
- a CDS encoding SRPBCC family protein translates to MIIENTFSVSRPIDQAWDLLTDLERIAPCMPGARLTEVEDETYYGEVRVRLGPIQTRFRGEASFQERDAEDHRAVINARGKDTGGKGIASATITARLTPGETPGSTAVSVSTDLTISGKIAQFGRSAVADVSTKLLTQFAECLESRLQESGPPNAGAGDAVAAASAPAAGAPVEDATGPDEPDRSVDTTADTTVPPTATSPPGRPTEPAEPGDPGEESAASAAAKTPESPTSGETIGPTESAAERGETDQERGDAASGETPPSGAEAEPDGATESEREPTPEELEEESSTGSDQSGTEPPRGEGTDTDDATRRRKIDSPEPEPIDLVHTAGESVTRSLVPIAIIAVLIVIVIVLVII, encoded by the coding sequence ATCTGGAGAGGATCGCACCGTGCATGCCCGGGGCGCGGCTCACGGAGGTCGAGGACGAGACCTACTATGGGGAGGTCCGCGTGCGGCTCGGTCCGATCCAAACCCGGTTCCGTGGTGAGGCGTCGTTCCAGGAACGTGACGCCGAGGACCACCGTGCGGTGATCAACGCGCGCGGAAAGGACACCGGTGGCAAGGGGATCGCGTCCGCGACCATCACCGCGCGGCTCACGCCGGGCGAGACGCCGGGATCGACGGCTGTCTCGGTCTCCACGGACCTCACGATCTCGGGAAAGATCGCCCAGTTCGGCCGAAGCGCGGTGGCCGACGTGAGCACGAAGCTGTTGACCCAGTTCGCGGAGTGCCTGGAGTCCCGACTCCAGGAGTCGGGACCTCCAAACGCCGGTGCGGGAGACGCCGTGGCCGCCGCGAGCGCTCCGGCGGCAGGAGCGCCGGTGGAGGACGCAACTGGGCCCGACGAGCCTGACCGGTCGGTGGACACCACGGCCGACACCACCGTGCCCCCCACCGCGACTTCGCCCCCCGGACGGCCGACGGAACCCGCGGAACCGGGGGACCCGGGCGAGGAGAGCGCCGCGTCGGCCGCGGCGAAGACTCCGGAGTCCCCGACCAGCGGGGAGACGATCGGCCCGACGGAATCGGCCGCGGAGCGTGGCGAGACGGACCAGGAGCGGGGAGACGCGGCGTCCGGTGAGACGCCCCCCTCCGGTGCGGAGGCCGAACCAGACGGGGCGACCGAGTCGGAGCGAGAGCCAACGCCGGAGGAGCTGGAGGAGGAGTCCTCCACCGGGTCCGATCAGTCGGGTACGGAGCCTCCACGTGGTGAGGGCACGGACACCGACGACGCGACGCGGAGGCGCAAGATCGACTCACCGGAGCCCGAACCGATCGACCTGGTGCACACCGCGGGGGAGTCGGTCACACGTTCCCTGGTGCCGATCGCCATCATCGCGGTCCTCATCGTCATCGTGATCGTTCTGGTGATCATCTGA